Genomic segment of Pararhodobacter zhoushanensis:
TTAGTCGAGATCATCAAGGTAGCGTCGTGTGAAACCGATGCTTCGGGAAAGTAAGTATGCTGCAAGATCTACTGACCAGCTTGGTCTACGGCCTCGGTCTCATGGGTATTGCCGGTATTTCTTACGGAATTATCCATCGCCGCACGCGCAACGGCACAATGAAATCCGTGCTCATCGGGCTTGTCTTTGGCGTTATAGCCATTTTGGCCATGGTGAATCCTATCAACCTGTCCGAGGGCATCATTCTGGATGCGCGCGCCGTCATCGTCGGCCTCGCATCTGCTTTCGGGGGTCTACCGGCGGCCATTATCTCAGGACTTCTCGTTGGGCTGTATCGGATTCACCTGGGGGGAGCAGGGGCCATCCCCGGTGCCTTTGGCATCCTCATCAGCGCAGGACTTGGCTTTGCCTGGCATCGGTTCATTCTCAGCAAATCACCTGTCACCCTGCGCCAGTTGCTCGGCTTGGGTGCATTGCTGTCCCTCCACTCCATTGCGATACTGATGCTGCCGATGTCGGTCGCGATCGAACTGTTTTCGACCGTAGTCCCCGTGTTGACAGTGAGCTGCATAATTGGGGCCCTCGTCATGGGCCTGATAATCGATCGGGAACGGCGCTACATCCGAACGGAAAAGTTCTGGCGGGAGACTGCAGGGACGGACAGTCTCACCGGCTTGCCAAACCGCCGGTCCTTTATGGATCGATTGCAACTTGAGCCGTCTCCCAAGATGCCCGGTCAGTACAGTGCCGTCATGATCATCGACATCGATCACTTCAAGAAAGTGAATGATACCTATGGTCATGATGCAGGTGACATGGCCCTGCGTCGCGTCGCCGACGCTCTGCAACGCACCTCTGGCGACCACGATTTCGTATGCCGCCTCGGCGGAGAAGAGTTTGCTGTTTTTTCTGAAAACACTTCACAGGATGATATCCAGAACCGAGCTGAGGCCTACCGCGCTGCGATTGAGCGGCAACTCATTCGATACGGCAAGAAGACCATTCCACTCACGATCAGTATCGGCGTTGCGTCTTGGATCGACGCGCTGGAAATGGACGTAAGCGAGATGTTGCGGAACGCAGATACGGCCCTTTACGCTGCCAAAACCAAAGGCCGAAATCGTGTCGTTATAGGTGGCGCCCTTCCTTCAAGTTACACGGCTTCAGCCTGACGCTGGGCATTCAGCTGCCAAACGGCGAAGTCCATACGAGCCCGAGGCGACGGCTCTCAAAAAGGTCCGTTCGTTGAACGTCGGCCGAGCGGGACATTCCCATACGTGGCGCGTAGGTCTGCAAGATCCGCTCACCGGACCTTCCAGCAGCCCGCCCCGTCGCTCCCCTCGCCTCCCCACAAACCGTAGTGCGTATTTCCCCTTTCCCGAACCCTTCATCCTGATCCCGAACTTACCGGGGGTGCAGGGATGCAGACGAGCGAGCGAGGGATTGCGTTCAACGAGCGGCTCGAGGGCGTTGTCCTGCGGGCTTATCTCTGCCCGGCGGGCCAGTGGACGATCGGCGCCGGGCTGACCAAGGCCTCGGGCGTGGTCGATCCCAAACCGGGCATGGTGATCACGGCTGAGGAAGCCTCGCGCCTGATGGGTGAGGCGCTGCGCACCCGCTACGAGCCTGCGGTGACCCGCGCCATGCCCGGCGCCAAGCAGTACGAATTTGACGGCGGGGTGGCTTTCCACTGGAACACCGGCGCGATCACCCGCGCCTCTTGGGTGCCCGCCTGGGCGTCCGGCAATGTCGCCGCGATGCGCGAGCGGCTGGCGCGGTGGAACAAGGGCGGCGGCAAGGTGCTGCCGGGCCTGACCCGCCGCCGCGAGGCCGAGTTCCGGCTGATTGCATATCGCGACTACGGCGTGCCGGTGCCGGTGCAGACCCCGCGCGGTCTGGCTCGCGTGACGCTGGACCTCGCCCCCGAAGAAGTCACCGCCGCCCGCGCGGCGCTTTCGGCTCGCGGCTATCCCGTGGGCAGCGATGCGCGCGGCATCGCCGAGGAGGCCGTGCGCGCCTTCCAGCGCGACCACGCGCTCACCGTCGATGGTATCCTCGGCCGCGCCACGCTCTCCACCCTGCAGCGCTCGATCGACGCGCGCGGCCAGACCGTTGTCGGCGGTTCCATCGCTGCAGGCGGCGGGGCCGAGACCGCCACCAACGTGCTGCCCGCCGATCTGCCGCTGTCCTGGACCGGCCCGCTGGCGCTGTTGGTTGGTCTCGGTGTGCTGGCGTATCTCGCCTGGCGCTACCGCGACATCCTCGCCGCCAGGATCCACCCCATCCTGCCGCGCCTTGCGGCGACCTTGAGGAGCTTTTGATGAGCAGCGCCCTAACTGCCCTTGCCCTGCAGATCGGCGTGCCGATCGTCGGCAGGATCCTGACCCGCCGCCTTGGCGCGCAGAATGCCCAACTCGCCACCGATGTGATCGGCGCGGTGGCCAGCCGCCTCGGCGTTTCGGCCGACGAGGCAGAGGCGCTGGCCGAGAGCGACCCGCCGCGCGTCGTCGATGCGCTGCGCCAGGTCGAGACCATGGCGCCGGAGATGGTCGCTCTGCACGCCGCCGCCCTCGAGGGGCAATATGCGCTCTTGATGGCCGAACAGCGCGGCCCCTGGTGGGGTTGGGCGTGGCGCCCGGCCTTCATGTGGCTCTTGGCCGGGCTGTGGCTCTGGACCGTGGTCCTGTTGCATATTGCAAATGCCATCTGGCGCATCGCCCTGCCGCCGATTGACCCCGGTGTGCTCCTCTCGGTCACCGGCATCTACGCCGCACTCTATATGGGCGGCCACACGGTGAAGGACTGGGTGCGCATCTCACGCCAGGGGACCTCGGGAGGTGCCTCGTGACCGATGCCCTCACCCTGTCGCCGGTGATCGCCTGGGTCGGCGCGCTCTCCCTGCTCCTGAACTTCGGCCTGTCGCTCTGGGGCCTGCTGGCCTCGGGCGCGCGCCAGAACAAGACCCGGCTCGATGAGCACGAAGCGCGCCTGAGCCGCCACGATACAAGGCTGGGTGGCGTCGAGCAGACGCTGCGCACCCTGCCCTCGACCGGCGATCTGCACAAGATCGAGCTGTCGCTCAGCCGGATGGAGGGCGAGCTCGGCATCATGGGCCAACGCCTGCAGCCCGTCGCCGCCATCGCCGAGCGGATGCAGGAACTCCTGCTGCAACAATCAAAGAGGTAAGCCATGGACATGGCCGAACTGATCCGCGATCAGGCGCGGCTGATCATCCTGAAGGCGCTCGCCGCTCAGGTCGACGAGACGCTCAACAGCGACTTTCTGGTGCTGGAACTGCAACGCTTTGGCATCCGCAAGGATCGTGCCTGGGTGCATGACGAGCTGCGCTATCTTGCCGAGATGGGGGCGCTGGTCGCGCTGCCGGTGGGCAGCCTGCTGGTCGCGACGCTCGCCGCCAAGGGCGCCCGCCATCTCGAGCGCGAGATCGCCATCGAGGGCGTGCAGCGCCCGTCGCGCCCGGTCGCCTGAGATGGCCAGCAAGATGTCTGGCACCGCGCGCGGCCGTGGCCGCCTGTCGTCGTTTGATCTGATGCCGCCCGAGGCCGATGGCCTCATCGCCTGGGCGGCGCAGGAGCTCTCCGCGCGCGAGCGCACCCAGACCGACATCTACGCCGAGTTCGTGCTGCGCTGCGAAGACCTGATGAAGGAGCACCGGGGTGAGCTCGAGTTCGCCATCCCGGCCTTCGCGTCGTTCAACCGCTACTCGATGCGGCTGGCGCGGCTGACCCGGCGGCTCGATCAAACCCGCGCCATCGTCGCCACGCTCGCCGACAAGTTCGATCCGACCGACGCCGACAATCTCACCATCATGGCCGCCGAGACGGTCAAGTCGCTGGTGCTCACCATGCTGGCCGAGGCCGACGAGGACGGCATCGACGCCAAGAGCGTCATGCAGCTTGCCGCCGCCTTCAAACAGGCCGTGCAGGCGCAGTCGATCTCCACCGACCGCCGCCGCCGCGCCGAGGCGGACTTCGCCACCCGCGTGGACGACGCGGTCAAATCCGTCGCCAAGGCCAAGGGCATCACCGCCGAGACGGCGCAGGCGATCAAGGCGCAGATCCTCGGGGTGTCGGCATGAGCGCCCCGGTCAGCGCCGCCGACTGGGCGCGCCAGCGGCGCGAGGCGACCGAGGCCATGCCCAGCATCGTATCGGCCGTCGGCCTGCCCTCCGTCCTGCTGCCCTATCAGGCCCGTGCCATGTCGATGCTGGACTCGGTGCGCGACTGCTCGGCCCTCTTCATCGAGAAGTCGCGCCGCATCGGCCTCACCTGGGGGCTGGCGGCTTACGGCGTCTTGCGCGCCGCGCGCCAGCGCGTCGCGGGCGGCATGGACGTGATGTACATCTCCTATTCGCGCGAGATGACCCGCGAGTTCATCGACGCCTGCGCGATGTGGGCGCGCGCCTTCAACCTCGCCGCCGATGAGGCCGAGGAGTTCCTTTTCGATCAGGGCGACGAGGACGGCGACAAATCCATCCAGGCGTTCCGCATCCGCTTTGCCTCGGGCTTCGAGCTGCTGGCGCTCTCCTCGGCCCCCGGGGCCTGCGCGGCAAGCAGGGCGTGGTGATCATCGACGAGGCGGCTTTCGTCGACAACCTGGCCGAGCTGATCAAGGCGGCGATGGCGTTCCTGATGTGGGGCGGGCAGGTCGTGGTCTGCTCCACGCATGACGGCGTGGACAATCCGTTCAACGAGACGGTCCAGGACATTCTGGCGGGCCGCGCCCCCTACAAGCACATGCGCATCGATTTCGACGAGGCGCTGAGGGAAGGCCTCTATCAGCGCATTGCGCTGGTCAAGGGCGAGGACTGGACGCCCGAGGCCGAAGCCGAGTGGCGCGCCAAGATCGTGGCGTTTTATGGTGACGGCGCCGACGAGGAGCTGTTCTGCATCCCGTCCGCCTCCTCCGGTGCCTGGCTGCCCGGCCCGCTGATCGAGGCGCGCATGACGGTGGAGCGCCCGGTGCTGCGGCTGGATCTGCCTCCCGACTTCATGCAGCGGCCGAAGCTCGATCAGGCGGCCCTGCTCGCGCCGTTCATGGCCGAGCTGGAAGAGGCGCTCGGCGGGCTGGATCTGACCCCGCACTACGCCTTCGGCTTCGACTTCGCCCGCGTCGCCGATCTTTCCGTCGCCTCGCTGCTGGCGATCGAAGCCCGGTTAAAACGCCGCGAAGAGCTGGTGGTCGAGATGCGCAACGTCCCCGGCGCCGAGCAAAAGGCGGTGGTCGGCATGATCCTGGGCAAGGTGCGCGAGCGGCTCGTCGGCGCGGCCTTTGACGCCACCGGCATGGGCTGGACCGTGGCCGAGGACATGGGCCGGATCTTTGGCCTGCGCGAGAGCGAAGACAGCGCGGGCCTCGTCTGGGCGATCAAGTTCACCGAGGACTGGTACCGGCTGCAAATGCCGCCGCTGAAGGCCGCGTTCGAGGATGACGCCATCGCGCTGCACCGCGACGAATATCTGCTGAGCGATCTGCGCGCGGTGAAGCTGGTGCGCGGCATCCCCCGCGTGCCTGCCCTGCGCGAAGGCACCAAGGGCAAGATGCGCCACGGCGATTATGCCATCGCGCTGGCGCTCGCGCATTTTGCCAGCCGCATGCGCTGGTCGGAGGTGGGCTACCGCGCGGTGCCCGATCAGCGCCGCGAGGGCGGCGCGGGACAGATGTATGACCACGCCGATCACGCCGACGACGCGGACATCGCGGGGCGCGGCTGGTGGACCCCGCCGCTGGGGGCAGGCTTGCGAGGAGGGCTGATCTGATGGCGCGCACACCGCAACTCCTCGACCGCTGGGGCAATCCCATCCAGCGCAAGACCCTGACCACCGAGGTCGCCGGAGCGACCCTGGGCGGGGTACGCTCGCCAATGGCGGGCTATCCCGCCGATGGGCTGAACCCGCTGCGGCTGGCGCAGATCCTGCGCGAGGCAGATCGCGGCGATCCGCTGCGCTATCTGGAACTGGCCGAGACCATCGAAGAGCGCGACCTGCATTATCTGGGCGTGCTGTCCACGCGCAAACGCTCGGTGGCGCAGATCGAGATCAGTGTGGAAGCGGGCAGTGATGATCCGCTCGACCAGGACATCGCCGAGGTGGTGCGCGACTGGCTGGCGCGCGACGAGCTGTCGGACGAGCTCTTCGATATCCTCGATGCCATCGGCAAGGGCTACAGCTTCACCGAGATCCTGTGGGATACGTCCGAGGGGCAATGGATGCCGCGCCGTCTGGAATGGCGCGATCCGCGCTGGTTCCGCCCGGCGCAAAAGGATCTGACGACGCCGCTGCTGATCACCGAGAGCGGGGAGGAAGTCCCCCTGCCCGGTGGCAAATTCATCCACGCGGTGATCCGGGGCAAATCGGGGCTGCCGGTGCGGTCGGGTCTGGCCCGCGTCGCAAGCTGGGCGTGGATGTTCAAGGCCTTCACCCAGCGCGACTGGGCGATCTTTGCGCAGACCTATGGCCAGCCGCTGCGCCTGGGCAAATGGGCACCGGGGGCCTCGAAGGAAGACAAGGACACGCTGTTCCGGGCGGTGGCCAATATCGCAGGCGACTGCGCGGCGATCATCCCCGAGAGCATGTCGATCGAGTTTGTGGAGACCGGCACGGTCGGGGCCTCGGTCGATCTTTATGAGCGCCGCGCCGACTGGCTTGATCGGCAGATCTCCAAGGCGGTGCTGGGCCAGACCACGACCACCGACGCGGTATCCGGCGGGCATGCCGTCGCGCAGGAACACCGCCAGGTGCAAGAGGACATCGAGCGCGCCGATGCCCGCGCCCTGGCCGGGATCCTCAACCGCGACCTGGTGCGGCCGTGGGTGCAGCTCGAGTTCGGCCCGCGCGCGCATTATCCGCGCATCGTCATTGCCCGGCCCGAGCCCGAGGATCTCGACCGGCTGGCGCGCAGCCTCGGTGTGCTGATCCCGCTGGGGCTGAAGGTCGCGACCAGCGAGATCCGTGATCGCTTTGGGCTGAGTGACCCGGAGGCGGGGGAGGAGGTGCTGGGTGCGCCCGCGCCGCCGAAGGATGAGCAGAAGGACGCGACGACCAAAGGAAAGGAAGTGGCGAAGTCCGGGGGCGACGCAAACGAGGAAGACGAGGACGACGACGAGACCGGACAAAGCCCGTCCAAAAATCCGGCGCTGCAGGCGGCAGGCGATGCCGGTGCGCGTGGTGGGAATGATGCTGCGCCCGTGGACACGATCCTTGCCGATACCCTCGCCCGGTCAGCGCAACCGACAATCGCGCCGATGATCGAGA
This window contains:
- a CDS encoding GGDEF domain-containing protein — its product is MLQDLLTSLVYGLGLMGIAGISYGIIHRRTRNGTMKSVLIGLVFGVIAILAMVNPINLSEGIILDARAVIVGLASAFGGLPAAIISGLLVGLYRIHLGGAGAIPGAFGILISAGLGFAWHRFILSKSPVTLRQLLGLGALLSLHSIAILMLPMSVAIELFSTVVPVLTVSCIIGALVMGLIIDRERRYIRTEKFWRETAGTDSLTGLPNRRSFMDRLQLEPSPKMPGQYSAVMIIDIDHFKKVNDTYGHDAGDMALRRVADALQRTSGDHDFVCRLGGEEFAVFSENTSQDDIQNRAEAYRAAIERQLIRYGKKTIPLTISIGVASWIDALEMDVSEMLRNADTALYAAKTKGRNRVVIGGALPSSYTASA
- a CDS encoding glycoside hydrolase family protein translates to MQTSERGIAFNERLEGVVLRAYLCPAGQWTIGAGLTKASGVVDPKPGMVITAEEASRLMGEALRTRYEPAVTRAMPGAKQYEFDGGVAFHWNTGAITRASWVPAWASGNVAAMRERLARWNKGGGKVLPGLTRRREAEFRLIAYRDYGVPVPVQTPRGLARVTLDLAPEEVTAARAALSARGYPVGSDARGIAEEAVRAFQRDHALTVDGILGRATLSTLQRSIDARGQTVVGGSIAAGGGAETATNVLPADLPLSWTGPLALLVGLGVLAYLAWRYRDILAARIHPILPRLAATLRSF
- a CDS encoding DUF2730 domain-containing protein — protein: MTDALTLSPVIAWVGALSLLLNFGLSLWGLLASGARQNKTRLDEHEARLSRHDTRLGGVEQTLRTLPSTGDLHKIELSLSRMEGELGIMGQRLQPVAAIAERMQELLLQQSKR
- a CDS encoding VpaChn25_0724 family phage protein, which translates into the protein MDMAELIRDQARLIILKALAAQVDETLNSDFLVLELQRFGIRKDRAWVHDELRYLAEMGALVALPVGSLLVATLAAKGARHLEREIAIEGVQRPSRPVA
- a CDS encoding DUF3486 family protein; the encoded protein is MASKMSGTARGRGRLSSFDLMPPEADGLIAWAAQELSARERTQTDIYAEFVLRCEDLMKEHRGELEFAIPAFASFNRYSMRLARLTRRLDQTRAIVATLADKFDPTDADNLTIMAAETVKSLVLTMLAEADEDGIDAKSVMQLAAAFKQAVQAQSISTDRRRRAEADFATRVDDAVKSVAKAKGITAETAQAIKAQILGVSA
- a CDS encoding DUF935 domain-containing protein, translating into MARTPQLLDRWGNPIQRKTLTTEVAGATLGGVRSPMAGYPADGLNPLRLAQILREADRGDPLRYLELAETIEERDLHYLGVLSTRKRSVAQIEISVEAGSDDPLDQDIAEVVRDWLARDELSDELFDILDAIGKGYSFTEILWDTSEGQWMPRRLEWRDPRWFRPAQKDLTTPLLITESGEEVPLPGGKFIHAVIRGKSGLPVRSGLARVASWAWMFKAFTQRDWAIFAQTYGQPLRLGKWAPGASKEDKDTLFRAVANIAGDCAAIIPESMSIEFVETGTVGASVDLYERRADWLDRQISKAVLGQTTTTDAVSGGHAVAQEHRQVQEDIERADARALAGILNRDLVRPWVQLEFGPRAHYPRIVIARPEPEDLDRLARSLGVLIPLGLKVATSEIRDRFGLSDPEAGEEVLGAPAPPKDEQKDATTKGKEVAKSGGDANEEDEDDDETGQSPSKNPALQAAGDAGARGGNDAAPVDTILADTLARSAQPTIAPMIETLGAMLDTAGSLEELRAMVLAAWPDLDTSALASRLAEGMVAADLAGRVAVADEADGPA